The Raphanus sativus cultivar WK10039 chromosome 2, ASM80110v3, whole genome shotgun sequence genome includes a region encoding these proteins:
- the LOC108841825 gene encoding uncharacterized protein LOC108841825: MNVVHGLKRIPRIKFPQRHLKPSEGTKQVENEAVDTFFFSNLNTPKTIGGKASLQPKRTPVSNEEMEAILLGGCI, from the exons ATGAACGTGGTTCATGGATTGAAGAGGATTCCTCGCATTAAGTTCCCTCAGCGTCACCTCAAACCTTCAG AGGGAACGAAACAGGTGGAAAATGAAGCAGTAGATacattcttcttctccaacctGAACACCCCAAAGACTATCGGCGGGAAGGCGTCGTTGCAGCCCAAGCGCACCCCTGTTTCTAACGAAGAGATGGAAGCCATTTTG TTGGGAGGCTGCATCTGA
- the LOC108841819 gene encoding NAD(P)H-quinone oxidoreductase subunit S, chloroplastic: protein MICGLYDKADHASSFFFLSFLVSKLILERIFIMATSSITIPTIRGTKFLGQTHLFSTPNRSVLPPSKQQSNVRRVKAMAKFNLWEVMGGRGLCNGEKGIEKELQRNIEEETSKTENQREKESDDDENSLSFQVPEDGFEKEMMGLTGGFPGGEKGLKTFIEQNPPPPPQPKRGGSDDVVSTIATEKKPRAPELPLLMPGMIAIVKNANSPYHMYCGIVQRITDGKAGVLFEGGNWDRLITFRLEELERREKGPPGKNPKSCVLEPLIEQMQNEAAP from the coding sequence ATGATATGTGGTCTTTATGACAAAGCAGATCacgcttcttccttcttcttcttgtctttccTTGTCTCTAAGCTGATACTCGAGAGAATTTTTATAATGGCGACTTCTTCGATCACTATACCAACCATTCGGGGAACCAAGTTTCTCGGCCAGACACATCTATTTTCAACTCCAAACCGATCGGTTCTCCCGCCTTCAAAACAGCAGTCAAACGTTCGTCGAGTAAAGGCCATGGCTAAGTTCAATCTATGGGAGGTGATGGGAGGAAGAGGATTATGCAACGGAGAGAAAGGTATCGAGAAGGAGCTACAGAGGAACATAGAGGAAGAGACATCAAAGACTGAGAaccagagagagaaagagagcgATGACGACGAGAATAGCTTGTCGTTTCAAGTTCCTGAAGACGGTTTCGAGAAAGAGATGATGGGTCTCACCGGAGGCTTCCCCGGCGGCGAAAAGGGACTGAAAACGTTCATCGaacaaaacccaccaccaccaccgcaaCCGAAGAGAGGAGGAAGCGATGATGTTGTGTCCACAATTGCTACGGAGAAGAAGCCGAGAGCTCCAGAGCTACCGCTTCTCATGCCGGGGATGATCGCTATAGTCAAGAACGCGAACAGTCCTTACCACATGTACTGCGGGATAGTTCAGAGGATCACGGACGGGAAAGCGGGTGTCCTGTTCGAAGGAGGGAACTGGGACCGTCTGATAACGTTCAGGCTTGAAGAGCTTGAAAGGAGAGAGAAAGGACCACCGGGTAAGAATCCAAAGTCTTGTGTTCTTGAGCCTCTTATCGAACAGATGCAAAACGAGGCAGCACCATAA